The following are from one region of the Salvia splendens isolate huo1 chromosome 2, SspV2, whole genome shotgun sequence genome:
- the LOC121792273 gene encoding serine/threonine-protein kinase AFC1 isoform X1: METQRVVEFPHRSMDQRPRKRPRLTWDLMPTVPPAPPKILPTVYCAQEFGAVPSYACSSIYNKGIPRNGSPPWRLNDKDGHYVFAIGENLIPRYRILSKMGEGTFGQVLECLDNERKEIVAIKVVRSIQKYREAAMIEIDVLQKLARHDICGTRCVQIRNWFDYRNHICIVFEKLGPSLYDFLRKNSYRSFPIDLVREFGRQLLESVAFMHDLRLIHTDLKPENILLVSSEDIKVPDYKFLSRSAKDGPYFKNLPKSSAIKLIDFGSTTFEHHDHTYVVSTRHYRAPEVILGLGWNYPCDMWSIGCILVELCSGEALFQTHENLEHLAMMERVLGPLPPNMIMRADRRTEKYFRRGTRLDWPEGATSRESMRAVWKLPRLPNLIMQHVDRSAGDLIDLLQGLLRYEPAERLKAREALGHPFFTRDLRRFGYL, translated from the exons ATGGAGACACAGAGAGTTGTGGAATTTCCTCACAGGAGCATGGATCAAAGGCCTCGGAAACGACCTCGTTTGACATGGGATCTGATGCCCACTGTCCCTCCAGCTCCTCCAAAG ATTCTTCCAACTGTATACTGTGCCCAAGAGTTTGGGGCTGTCCCTAGTTATGCATGTTCGTCAATATATAATAAAGGGATTCCGCGTAATGGTTCTCCACCTTGGAGACTTAATGATAAAGATGGGCACTATGTTTTTGCTATTGGAGAGAACTTAATTCCTCGTT ACAGGATACTAAGTAAAATGGGTGAAG GGACTTTTGGGCAAGTTTTAGAATGTCTGGACAATGAAAGGAAAGAGATAGTTGCTATCAAAGTTGTCCGTTCCATACAAAAGTACCGGGAAGCAGCAATGATTGAAATTGATGTCTTACAGAAACTAGCAAGGCATGATATCTGCGGTACACG TTGTGTGCAAATACGGAATTGGTTTGACTATCGTAATCATATTTGTATT GTGTTTGAGAAGCTTGGTCCAAGCTTGTATGATTTTCTACGCAAAAATAGCTATCGTTCATTTCCCATTGATCTTGTTCGGGAGTTTGGCAGACAACTTTTGGAATCTGTTGCAT TTATGCATGATCTTCGCCTGATTCATACCGATTTAAAACCAGAAAATATTCTTCTGGTGTCCTCAGAAGATATTAAAGTTCCAGACTATAAG TTTCTATCAAGATCTGCAAAAGATGGTCCCTACTTTAAAAACCTACCTAAATCAAGCGCTATAAAGCTTATTGATTTTGGAAGTACTACTTTTGAACATCACGATCACACCTATGTAGTGTCTACACGCCATTATCGTGCACCAGAGGTTATTCTCG GTCTTGGATGGAACTACCCCTGCGATATGTGGAGTATAGGTTGCATACTTGTTGAACTGTGCTCT GGTGAAGCTCTTTTCCAGACTCATGAGAACTTGGAGCATCTTGCAATGATGGAAAGGGTGCTTGGACCACTACCTCCAAATATGATCATGCGAGCGGA TCGTCGGACTGAGAAATATTTCAGAAGGGGTACAAGACTGGATTGGCCAGAGGGCGCCACCTCCAGAGAAAGTATGAGGGCAGTCTGGAAATTGCCCCGACTTCCG AACCTTATCATGCAGCATGTGGATCGCTCGGCTGGAGACTTGATCGATCTTCTGCAAGGACTTCTACGTTACGAACCTGCAGAACGGCTGAAGGCAAGAGAAGCTTTAGGGCACCCGTTTTTTACGAGGGACCTCAGGCGATTTGGATATCTGTAA
- the LOC121792273 gene encoding serine/threonine-protein kinase AFC1 isoform X2 — MGEGTFGQVLECLDNERKEIVAIKVVRSIQKYREAAMIEIDVLQKLARHDICGTRCVQIRNWFDYRNHICIVFEKLGPSLYDFLRKNSYRSFPIDLVREFGRQLLESVAFMHDLRLIHTDLKPENILLVSSEDIKVPDYKFLSRSAKDGPYFKNLPKSSAIKLIDFGSTTFEHHDHTYVVSTRHYRAPEVILGLGWNYPCDMWSIGCILVELCSGEALFQTHENLEHLAMMERVLGPLPPNMIMRADRRTEKYFRRGTRLDWPEGATSRESMRAVWKLPRLPNLIMQHVDRSAGDLIDLLQGLLRYEPAERLKAREALGHPFFTRDLRRFGYL; from the exons ATGGGTGAAG GGACTTTTGGGCAAGTTTTAGAATGTCTGGACAATGAAAGGAAAGAGATAGTTGCTATCAAAGTTGTCCGTTCCATACAAAAGTACCGGGAAGCAGCAATGATTGAAATTGATGTCTTACAGAAACTAGCAAGGCATGATATCTGCGGTACACG TTGTGTGCAAATACGGAATTGGTTTGACTATCGTAATCATATTTGTATT GTGTTTGAGAAGCTTGGTCCAAGCTTGTATGATTTTCTACGCAAAAATAGCTATCGTTCATTTCCCATTGATCTTGTTCGGGAGTTTGGCAGACAACTTTTGGAATCTGTTGCAT TTATGCATGATCTTCGCCTGATTCATACCGATTTAAAACCAGAAAATATTCTTCTGGTGTCCTCAGAAGATATTAAAGTTCCAGACTATAAG TTTCTATCAAGATCTGCAAAAGATGGTCCCTACTTTAAAAACCTACCTAAATCAAGCGCTATAAAGCTTATTGATTTTGGAAGTACTACTTTTGAACATCACGATCACACCTATGTAGTGTCTACACGCCATTATCGTGCACCAGAGGTTATTCTCG GTCTTGGATGGAACTACCCCTGCGATATGTGGAGTATAGGTTGCATACTTGTTGAACTGTGCTCT GGTGAAGCTCTTTTCCAGACTCATGAGAACTTGGAGCATCTTGCAATGATGGAAAGGGTGCTTGGACCACTACCTCCAAATATGATCATGCGAGCGGA TCGTCGGACTGAGAAATATTTCAGAAGGGGTACAAGACTGGATTGGCCAGAGGGCGCCACCTCCAGAGAAAGTATGAGGGCAGTCTGGAAATTGCCCCGACTTCCG AACCTTATCATGCAGCATGTGGATCGCTCGGCTGGAGACTTGATCGATCTTCTGCAAGGACTTCTACGTTACGAACCTGCAGAACGGCTGAAGGCAAGAGAAGCTTTAGGGCACCCGTTTTTTACGAGGGACCTCAGGCGATTTGGATATCTGTAA